The following DNA comes from Stomatohabitans albus.
CAATTAAACGCGTTTGTTCATCCAATAACATATGGCGCCCACGGACACGACCATGGCCCGCATGGTGTAAGCCGGCCACCGCGACGGCGACGTTGCGGCTGACAAGCAATAAATGACGCCCCGTTGCCGTTGGAGCCACTTTCGCACGACGTTCCGGATCTACGAATGCGGCGAGTGAGGTGGTACGCACCGCTGGTTCTCGTTCAACGAGATACCCCACATAGCGTCCTCTCGCATCGTGGAGGAGGTCAATTGGCCAGGTCCACCGCACATGGTCAGGTGCGGGAGGAGGTGGACTAGATACTAATGCCGCAACATGGGCACCGTAGGCATCGGAGGCCTGCGTGCGTAAGACTGCGGTCATATTGGGATCTTCATCGAGGCGACAGAGAAGCCGCCCATCTTGAGAGGACGCGGGTCGCAACGTGACCCACGATCCGTCTGAGGAACGCCGTACAGAATGTGCTGAGCGAGTGGCCATGATCATTCACTATAAATGCACTCATGGTCTTCAAGTTGGCAGCGGAACCCAAATTGTTTGATACTCCACGTACAGCCCGTCATTTTCAGGCCCTATCCCTGGAATGAAACTGCCGACACAAAGGACAAGCATGAAAAAATTAATTAATGATCCTCGTGAGGTCGTTGCCGAAGCCTTGGAAGGGTTCGCACTTGCGTTTCCCTCGTTAGTAACCGTTCACAATGACCCTGTGTGGGTAGGACGTGCGAACCCCGCACCTGAGGGGCGTGTGGCCCTTGTCAGTGGGGGTGGGAGTGGGCATGAACCGCTGCACGCTGGTTTTGTCGGTGAGGGTATGTTGGATGCTGCCGTTCCTGGCGCAGTCTTTACCTCCCCCACGCCTGATGCTATTGAAGCTGCAACCCGTGGCGTTGACCATGGGGCAGGTGTCGTTCATATAGTGAAGAATTACACGGGCGATGTGTTGAACTTTGAAACGGCTGCTGAATTATGTGCTGCGGACGGTATTTCGGTCCAGCAAGTCCTCGTCAATGATGATGTCAGCGTAGAAGATTCCACCTGGACGGCTGGCCGCCGTGGTGTTGCTGGCACGGTAGTAGTTGAAAAGATCGCCGGTGCTGCCTGTGCCCGTGGCGACGATATCGACACGGTTGTGCGTATTGCCCAAGAGGTTGTGGCGAATACGAAATCGATGGGTCTGGCACTTAGTGCATGCACGGTGCCACATGCCGGGAAGCCGTCCTTTGATCTTCGTGATGATGAAGTTGAAATGGGTGTCGGTATTCACGGTGAGCCAGGTCGGGCCACGGTGTCTATGGCGACTGCTGATGAACTCACCGCCCAACTCGTTGACCCATTACTGGCTGAGCTTCCAGACAGTGGCGAGGTCCTGGTCTTGGTCAATGGAATGGGGGCAACGCCCGAATCAGAGCTATTTATTGTGTACCGCGCTGTACGGCATCGCTTAGCGCAGACAAACCTGACGGTGGAACGTTCTCTTGTTGGCAATTACACCACGAGTTTGGATATGGCTGGGGTTTCTGTCACTATTACCGCATTGACCGCAGAAATGAAACAGTTGTGGGACGCACCGGTCATTACGCCATCGTTAATCTGGAAAGACAGCTCTCCCCGGAAGGATGTATAAATGAGTGCAAATGCGGCTTGGGCTAAAGCTTGGATGGTTGAATGCGCAAATGTTGTAGGCGTACACCGAGAAGAATTGATTGATCTCGACCGCGCAATTGGTGATGCTGACCACGGCGAAAACTTAGATCGGGGGTTTAATGCAGTTGTCGCATCGCTCGCAGATAAGGCGTTTGCGACACCAAGCGAAGTCTTTAAAACGGTGTCCATGACATTGATGAGCAATGTTGGTGGCGCCTATGGCCCGCTTGTTGGCACGGCATTCTTGCGTGCATCAACGGTTTCTAAGGACGCAGAAGAACTTGACGCCTCAGTACTTGCAGATGTGATCGCAGCTGCTGCCGAGGGTATTCAAGCACGTGGTCGTGCTGAGCTAGGCGAAAAAACAATGTTGGACGCATGGTTACCAGCTGCAGAAGCCGCAAAGGCTGCTGCTGATACTGGCAAAAGCCCTATAGACACCCTGAAGGCAGCAGCCTCAGCGGCACAAACCGGAGCTGAAGCAACTGATGCAATGACCGCTCGGAAAGGGCGTGCATCGTATCTTGGTTCTCGTTCAGTGGGTCACCGTGATCCAGGAGCACAATCAACGGCTTATATCTTGGATGCAGCCGCACGGACGTTGGAGAAAGCGTGACTGTAGGGATCGTAGTAGTAAGCCACAGCGAAAAAATTGCTGAAGGCACAGTTGAATTAGCTGCCCAAATGGCTGCCGATGTGACGATTAAAGGGGCCGGAGGCACTGATGATGGTCGTATTGGCACGAGTTTTAATAAGGTGATGGATGCCATCCAAAACGCTGACAGTGGTGATGGCGTTGTGGTGCTCACCGATTTGGGTTCTGCGGTATTGACAACTGAATCAGTTATGGAGTTCTTAGATGATGAACTCCGTGATCGGGTTCGCATGGTTAATGAGTCGTTCATTAAAGGCACAATTGCTGCGGCGACAACCGCACAAGGTGGTGGTGACCTCGATGCATGCGCCCGAGCCGCCGAAATGGCTCTCCATCCATCGGCAGAGCCGAACCTCAACGATACCGCTGAGACCCGAGCTGTTGAGAGTCAAGAGGGTGACTTGTCGACCCAATTAACCTTGACGAATGCGTTGGGATTACATGCCCGGCCAGCAGCCCGTTTAGCTGAACTAGTGAATAAAAGTGAGTCACGGGCATGGGTCAATGGGCACAACGCCGGTAGTGCATTGTCAATGATGACCTTGCAATTAAAAGAAGGTGACGCCTTTGAGTTTCGTGCCAATGGGCCTGATGCCCAAGCATTGATTGACCAAGTCACTGCCCTGGTCATTGATAACTTCGGAGAATAATCACTTTAGGCCATCACCTTGCCGCGAGCGCAGGGTGATGGCCCAAAACTATCTATTCAATTAATTGCGCATATACGCAAATAGTTGAATACTGGACCTATGTTCCAGGTCCTCAGACACCGTGCGTATCGCCATCTCTTTGGCGCACAGATTGTGTCATTGATGGGAACTGGACTCGCGACCGTCGCCCTCGGTCTCCTGGCTTATGACCTTGCTGGGGACCAGGCCAGCACCATCCTAGGCACCGTATTTGCGATCAAAATGGTTGCCTATGTCATTGTGGCCCCATTGACGTCTGCCGCGGTGGCGAAGCAGCCGCGCCGACGTGTTCTTGTCATTGCAGACCTCCTCCGGGTGGGAGTCGCACTCGCACTTCCACTCGCCATGAATGTCTGGCAAGTTTTCATACTGATCTTGGTGTTGCAGGCTGCCTCAGCGACGTTCACCCCAACATTCCAATCAGTCATCCCTTTGGTATTGACCGATGAATGTGACTACACCAACGCCTTGTCACTCTCCCGGCTGGCTTATGATATTGAGTCCATTGCGTCACCGATGGTGGCGGCTGCACTCCTCATCATCATGCCAGCGAATGCCCTATTCATCGGTACTGCTGCAGGCTTTTT
Coding sequences within:
- the dhaK gene encoding dihydroxyacetone kinase subunit DhaK; amino-acid sequence: MKKLINDPREVVAEALEGFALAFPSLVTVHNDPVWVGRANPAPEGRVALVSGGGSGHEPLHAGFVGEGMLDAAVPGAVFTSPTPDAIEAATRGVDHGAGVVHIVKNYTGDVLNFETAAELCAADGISVQQVLVNDDVSVEDSTWTAGRRGVAGTVVVEKIAGAACARGDDIDTVVRIAQEVVANTKSMGLALSACTVPHAGKPSFDLRDDEVEMGVGIHGEPGRATVSMATADELTAQLVDPLLAELPDSGEVLVLVNGMGATPESELFIVYRAVRHRLAQTNLTVERSLVGNYTTSLDMAGVSVTITALTAEMKQLWDAPVITPSLIWKDSSPRKDV
- the dhaL gene encoding dihydroxyacetone kinase subunit DhaL codes for the protein MSANAAWAKAWMVECANVVGVHREELIDLDRAIGDADHGENLDRGFNAVVASLADKAFATPSEVFKTVSMTLMSNVGGAYGPLVGTAFLRASTVSKDAEELDASVLADVIAAAAEGIQARGRAELGEKTMLDAWLPAAEAAKAAADTGKSPIDTLKAAASAAQTGAEATDAMTARKGRASYLGSRSVGHRDPGAQSTAYILDAAARTLEKA
- the dhaM gene encoding dihydroxyacetone kinase phosphoryl donor subunit DhaM produces the protein MTVGIVVVSHSEKIAEGTVELAAQMAADVTIKGAGGTDDGRIGTSFNKVMDAIQNADSGDGVVVLTDLGSAVLTTESVMEFLDDELRDRVRMVNESFIKGTIAAATTAQGGGDLDACARAAEMALHPSAEPNLNDTAETRAVESQEGDLSTQLTLTNALGLHARPAARLAELVNKSESRAWVNGHNAGSALSMMTLQLKEGDAFEFRANGPDAQALIDQVTALVIDNFGE